In Ornithorhynchus anatinus isolate Pmale09 chromosome 17, mOrnAna1.pri.v4, whole genome shotgun sequence, the following proteins share a genomic window:
- the UNC119 gene encoding protein unc-119 homolog A produces MESGTILFEITKPPASERDRGDKKDADPNAGRFVRYQFTPAFLRLRQVGATVEFTVGDRPINNFRMIERHYFRNELLKSFDFEFGFCIPSSKNTCEHIYEFPQLSEELIREMIRHPYETQSDSFYFVDNKLVMHNKADYSYSGGP; encoded by the exons ATGGAGTCAGGCACCATCCTGTTTGAGATCACCAAGCCCCCTGCTtcag AGCGCGATCGGGGGGACAAGAAGGATGCAGACCCCAATGCCGGGCGATTCGTCCGCTACCAGTTCACCCCAGCATTCCTCCGCCTGCGCCAGGTTGGAGCCAC GGTGGAGTTCACCGTGGGAGACAGGCCCATCAACAATTTCCGCATGATCGAGCGACACTACTTCCGCAACGAGCTGCTCAAAAGCTTTGACTTTGAGTTTGGCTTCTGCATCCCCAGCAGCAAGAACACCTGCGAACACATCTACGAGTTCCCCCAGCTCTCGGAGGAGTTGA TCCGCGAGATGATCCGTCACCCTTACGAGACTCAGTCGGACAGTTTCTACTTTGTGGATAACAAGCTGGTGATGCACAACAAAGCGGATTATTCTTACAGCGGAGGCCCCTGA